From the Burkholderia ubonensis subsp. mesacidophila genome, the window TGCTCGTGTTGGCGGCGGCCGGCTGCTACTGGCTGATCCAGCGTCCGGCGTTCGCGCTGCGCGCGATCCAGATCGACGGCGACACCGACCACATCAACGCGCCCATCGTGCGCGCGGGCGTGGTCGGGCGGCTGAAGGGCAATTTCTTCACCGTCGATCTCGATACGGCGCGGGTCGCGTTCGAGCAGATGCCGTGGGTGCGCCACGCGAGCGTGCGCCGGGTGTGGCCGAATGCGCTGGCTGTCACGCTCGAGGAGTACAAACCGCTCGGGACCTGGGGCAGCGACCAGCTGGTGAGCGTCGACGGCGAGCTGTTCACCGCGAACCAGGGCGAACTCGACGAGGCGCTGCCCGCGTTCGACGGGCCGGAAGGCAGCGCGAAGGAAGTCGTCGTGCGGTATCACGACTTCGCGAAGTGGTTCGCGCCGCTCAACGCGACGCCGGAAGAAGTCACGCTGTCGGCGCGCTACGCGTGGACGGTGAAGCTGTCGAACGGGATGCAGGTGGAGCTGGGCAAGGAGCGCAACGGCGACACCCTGCACGACCGGAGCCAGCGTCTCGTCGCCGCGTGGCCGGCCGTCACGCAACGCTGGGGCAACGACATCGAGTACGCGGACCTGCGCTATCCGAACGGATTCGCGATTCGCGCGGCGGGCATGCGGTTCCTGACCGATACCGACAAGCGCAAGAAGTAACGAGAGATCACACGCAAGAGCACTCTATGAGCAAAGACTACAAGGATCTGCTGGTTTCCCTCGACATCGGTACGTCGAAGGTGGTGGCCGTCGTCGCGGAGCTGAAGGGCGAAGGTCACTACGAGGTGATCGGTCTCGGCCAGAGCGAATCGAAAGGTCTGAAGAAGGGCGTGGTGGTGAACATCGAGGCCACCGTGCAGTCGATTCAGCGCGCGCTCGAGGAAGCGGAGCTGATGGCCGACTGCAAGATCACCAACGTGTTCACGGGGATCGCCGGCAGCCACATCCGCAGCTTCAATTCGAGCGGGATGGTCGCGATCAAGGACAAGGAAGTCACGCAGACGGACGTCGCGCGCGTGATCGAGACCGCGAAGGCGATCAACATCCCGACCGACCAGCAGGTGCTGCACATCCTCACGCAGGAATTCATCATCGACGGGCAGGAAGACGTGCGCGAGCCGATCGGCATGAGCGGCATCCGCCTCGAGGTGAAGGTGCACATCGTGACGGGCGCGGTGAGCGCCGCGCAGAACATCGTCAAGTGCGTGCGCCGCTGTGGGCTGGAAGTGAACGACCTGATCCTGCAGCCGCTCGCGTCGTCGCTCGCGGTGCTGACCGAGGACGAGAAGGATCTCGGCGTGGTGCTCGTCGATGTCGGCGGCGGCACGACCGACATCGCGATCTTCGCGGAAGGCGCGATCCGCCACACCGCGGTGATTCCGATCGCCGGCGACCAGATCACGAGCGACATCGCGATGGCGCTGCGCACGCCGACGCCGGACGCGGAAGACATCAAGGTCAGCTACGGGATCGCGAAGCAGGCGCTCGCCGATCCGGACGAGATGGTCGAAGTGCCGGGCCTCGGCGAACGCGGCCCGCGCACGCTGTCGCGCCAGGCGCTCGCCGCGGTGATCGAGCCGCGCGTCGAGGAGCTGTTCTCGCTCGTGCAGCAGGTCGTGCGCGAGTCGGGTTACGAAGAACTGCTGAGCTCCGGCGTGGTCATTACCGGCGGCGCGGCGATGATGCCGGGGATGGTCGAACTCGGCGAAGACATTTTCCTGAAACCGGTGCGCATCGGCGCGCCGGAATACGCGGGCGGCCTGGCCGACGTCGTGCGCAATCCGCGCTATTCGACGGCGATGGGCCTCCTCGTGGAAGGCAGCGCTCAGCGCATGCGCGGC encodes:
- a CDS encoding cell division protein FtsQ/DivIB translates to MWNNVRQLNLAASALYALLLLVLAAAGCYWLIQRPAFALRAIQIDGDTDHINAPIVRAGVVGRLKGNFFTVDLDTARVAFEQMPWVRHASVRRVWPNALAVTLEEYKPLGTWGSDQLVSVDGELFTANQGELDEALPAFDGPEGSAKEVVVRYHDFAKWFAPLNATPEEVTLSARYAWTVKLSNGMQVELGKERNGDTLHDRSQRLVAAWPAVTQRWGNDIEYADLRYPNGFAIRAAGMRFLTDTDKRKK
- the ftsA gene encoding cell division protein FtsA yields the protein MSKDYKDLLVSLDIGTSKVVAVVAELKGEGHYEVIGLGQSESKGLKKGVVVNIEATVQSIQRALEEAELMADCKITNVFTGIAGSHIRSFNSSGMVAIKDKEVTQTDVARVIETAKAINIPTDQQVLHILTQEFIIDGQEDVREPIGMSGIRLEVKVHIVTGAVSAAQNIVKCVRRCGLEVNDLILQPLASSLAVLTEDEKDLGVVLVDVGGGTTDIAIFAEGAIRHTAVIPIAGDQITSDIAMALRTPTPDAEDIKVSYGIAKQALADPDEMVEVPGLGERGPRTLSRQALAAVIEPRVEELFSLVQQVVRESGYEELLSSGVVITGGAAMMPGMVELGEDIFLKPVRIGAPEYAGGLADVVRNPRYSTAMGLLVEGSAQRMRGRKVAVQSGNAGQIFSRMKEWFLSNF